The Streptomyces sp. NBC_01197 genome window below encodes:
- a CDS encoding ABC transporter ATP-binding protein — MAASAKDTGAEPLLKVTDLVKHFPITKGVLKRKVGAVQAVDGLSFDVYPGETLGVVGESGCGKSTMGRLITRLLEPTGGKVEFEGRDITHLSTGQMRPMRRDVQMIFQDPYGSLNPRHTIGGIVGTPFRLQGVEPEGGVKKEVQGLLELVGLSPEHYNRYPHEFSGGQRQRIGIARALALRPKLVVADEPVSALDVSIQAQVVNLLDDLQSELGLTYVIIAHDLSVIRHVSDRIAVMYLGKIVELADRKSLYESPMHPYTKALLSAVPVPDPRRKGVRSDRIRLEGDVPSPISPPAGCRFHTRCWKATEICGVQEPPLLTLRTGHQVACHHPENAPDQAPGEERLPQAREAAELVSVAKPEPAEKPAEDAEKPPKGAEKPARGAEKASEGKAKPAQGAEKAAEDAAEPDATAAPGTTAESDAAVESDEK; from the coding sequence GTGGCGGCTTCCGCCAAGGACACCGGGGCGGAGCCGCTGCTGAAGGTCACCGACCTGGTCAAGCACTTCCCGATCACCAAGGGCGTGCTCAAGCGCAAGGTGGGCGCGGTCCAGGCCGTGGACGGGCTGTCGTTCGACGTGTACCCGGGCGAGACCCTGGGCGTCGTCGGCGAGTCGGGCTGCGGCAAGTCGACCATGGGCCGGCTGATCACGCGGCTGCTCGAACCGACCGGAGGCAAGGTCGAGTTCGAGGGCAGGGACATCACGCATCTGTCCACCGGGCAGATGCGGCCGATGCGTCGCGACGTCCAGATGATCTTCCAGGACCCCTACGGCTCACTGAACCCCCGGCACACCATCGGCGGGATCGTCGGCACTCCCTTCCGGCTTCAGGGCGTCGAGCCCGAGGGAGGCGTGAAGAAGGAGGTCCAGGGCCTGCTGGAGCTGGTGGGTCTCAGCCCCGAGCACTACAACCGGTACCCGCACGAGTTCTCCGGGGGCCAGCGCCAGCGCATCGGTATCGCCCGCGCACTCGCGCTGCGGCCCAAGCTCGTCGTCGCGGACGAGCCGGTCTCGGCGCTGGACGTGTCGATCCAGGCACAGGTCGTGAACCTGCTGGACGACCTCCAGAGCGAGCTCGGTCTGACCTACGTGATCATCGCGCACGACCTCTCGGTCATCCGCCATGTCTCGGACCGGATCGCGGTGATGTACCTCGGGAAGATCGTCGAGCTTGCGGACCGCAAGTCGCTGTACGAGTCGCCGATGCATCCGTACACCAAGGCGCTGCTCTCGGCGGTGCCGGTGCCCGACCCGCGGCGCAAGGGGGTCAGGAGCGACCGGATCCGGCTGGAGGGCGATGTCCCTTCGCCGATCTCGCCGCCGGCCGGCTGCCGGTTCCACACCCGGTGCTGGAAGGCGACGGAGATCTGCGGGGTGCAGGAGCCGCCGCTGCTGACGCTGCGGACCGGACACCAGGTGGCCTGTCACCACCCGGAGAACGCACCCGACCAAGCGCCGGGCGAGGAACGGCTGCCGCAGGCACGGGAGGCGGCCGAGCTGGTGTCGGTCGCGAAGCCCGAGCCGGCGGAGAAGCCTGCGGAGGACGCGGAGAAGCCGCCGAAGGGCGCGGAGAAGCCTGCACGTGGCGCGGAGAAGGCGTCGGAGGGCAAGGCGAAGCCTGCACAGGGCGCGGAGAAGGCGGCCGAGGACGCTGCGGAGCCCGATGCCAC
- a CDS encoding ABC transporter ATP-binding protein: MSDVRKKGSGEPPKSGQAGAPSAAGKSFLSVRDLRIHFDTDDGLVKSVDGVSFDLKAGQTLGIVGESGSGKSVTSLGIMGLHNSDRARISGEIWLDGEELIGAGPERVRNLRGQKMAMIFQDPLSALHPYYSIGAQIVEAYRVHNKVDKKTARTRAVEMLDRVGIPEPHRRFEDYPHQFSGGMRQRAMIAMSLVNNPELLIADEPTTALDVTVQAQILDLIRDLQKEFGSAVVIITHDLGVVAEIADELLVMYAGRCIERGSAEKVFYEPQHPYTWGLLGSMPRIDREQTERLVPVKGSPPSLINVPSGCAFHPRCPYADVPKDNITRTERPELREGTEGHFSACHMTKAQREKIWTEEIAPKL; the protein is encoded by the coding sequence ATGAGCGACGTGCGCAAGAAGGGTTCCGGCGAGCCCCCCAAGAGCGGCCAGGCCGGTGCGCCGTCCGCGGCCGGCAAGAGCTTCCTCTCGGTGCGGGACCTGCGGATCCACTTCGACACCGACGACGGCCTGGTCAAGTCGGTTGACGGCGTCAGCTTCGACCTGAAGGCCGGTCAGACGCTCGGCATCGTCGGCGAGTCAGGATCGGGCAAGTCCGTGACCTCGCTGGGGATCATGGGTCTGCACAACTCGGACCGGGCGCGGATCTCCGGTGAGATCTGGCTCGACGGCGAGGAGCTGATCGGAGCGGGGCCCGAGCGGGTCCGCAACCTCCGCGGCCAGAAGATGGCCATGATCTTCCAGGACCCGCTGTCGGCGCTGCACCCGTACTACAGCATCGGCGCGCAGATCGTGGAGGCGTACCGCGTCCACAACAAGGTCGACAAGAAGACCGCGCGCACACGTGCGGTCGAGATGCTCGACCGGGTCGGCATCCCCGAGCCGCACCGCCGCTTCGAGGACTACCCGCACCAGTTCTCCGGCGGTATGCGCCAGCGCGCGATGATCGCGATGTCCCTGGTCAACAACCCCGAACTGCTCATCGCCGACGAGCCGACGACCGCCCTGGACGTGACCGTCCAGGCGCAGATCCTCGACCTCATCCGCGACCTGCAGAAGGAGTTCGGCTCGGCGGTCGTCATCATCACCCACGACCTCGGCGTCGTCGCCGAGATCGCGGATGAGCTCCTGGTGATGTACGCGGGCCGCTGCATCGAGCGCGGCTCGGCCGAGAAGGTCTTCTACGAGCCCCAGCACCCCTACACCTGGGGGCTGCTGGGCTCCATGCCGCGCATCGACCGTGAGCAGACCGAGCGTCTCGTGCCCGTCAAGGGTTCCCCGCCCAGTCTGATCAACGTGCCGTCCGGCTGCGCCTTCCACCCGCGCTGCCCGTACGCCGACGTGCCCAAGGACAACATCACCCGCACCGAGCGTCCGGAACTGCGGGAGGGCACGGAGGGGCACTTCTCCGCCTGCCACATGACGAAGGCCCAGCGGGAAAAGATCTGGACCGAAGAGATTGCGCCGAAGCTGTGA
- a CDS encoding ABC transporter permease, with translation MAAYIIRRVFAAVLLLLVVSAVTFAIFFLVPRLGGQTTDSMAAQFVGKSPDPATLAAVKKNLGLDQPLYEQYWHFIKGIVVGANYHFGPDPAVCHAPCFGYSFKTHSAVWPEIQQRIPVTLSLAIGAAVIWVVSGVATGVLSALKRGTLIDRLAMGVALAGVSLPMFFTGLVSLALFSFHWTIWDVHFVPFTDNPAEWAWNLVLPWCTLAFLYSALYARLTRAGMLETMGEDYIRTARAKGLRERNVVVKHGLRAALTPLVTIFGMDFALLIGGAVITETVFDFQGMGAYAIQGVTRSDLPIVMGVTLVAAFFIVVCNLLVDLVYAAIDPRVRLS, from the coding sequence GTGGCTGCGTACATCATCCGACGCGTATTCGCCGCGGTGTTGCTGCTGCTGGTGGTCAGCGCAGTCACCTTCGCGATCTTCTTCCTCGTCCCCCGCCTCGGCGGGCAGACGACCGACTCCATGGCCGCCCAGTTCGTGGGCAAGAGCCCCGACCCCGCGACGCTCGCCGCGGTCAAGAAGAACCTGGGGCTCGACCAGCCCCTCTACGAGCAGTACTGGCACTTCATCAAGGGCATCGTTGTCGGCGCGAACTACCACTTCGGGCCCGACCCCGCCGTGTGTCACGCGCCGTGCTTCGGTTACTCCTTCAAGACCCACTCGGCGGTCTGGCCCGAGATCCAGCAGCGCATCCCGGTGACCCTGTCGCTCGCGATCGGTGCGGCGGTCATCTGGGTGGTCAGCGGTGTCGCGACCGGCGTGCTCTCCGCGCTCAAGCGGGGCACCCTCATCGACCGGCTGGCGATGGGCGTGGCCCTGGCCGGCGTCTCACTGCCGATGTTCTTCACCGGACTCGTCTCGCTCGCCCTGTTCAGCTTCCACTGGACGATCTGGGACGTGCACTTCGTGCCCTTCACGGACAATCCGGCGGAGTGGGCCTGGAACCTGGTCCTCCCCTGGTGCACCCTCGCCTTCCTGTACTCGGCGCTCTACGCCCGGCTCACCCGGGCCGGGATGCTGGAGACCATGGGCGAGGACTACATCAGAACCGCGCGGGCCAAGGGCCTGCGGGAGCGGAACGTGGTCGTCAAGCACGGTCTGCGCGCCGCGCTGACCCCGCTCGTCACCATCTTCGGGATGGACTTCGCGCTGCTCATCGGCGGCGCGGTCATCACCGAGACCGTCTTCGACTTCCAGGGGATGGGGGCCTACGCCATCCAGGGCGTGACCCGCAGCGACCTCCCGATCGTCATGGGTGTGACGCTGGTGGCCGCCTTCTTCATCGTTGTCTGCAACCTGCTGGTGGACCTTGTGTACGCCGCGATCGACCCCCGGGTGAGGCTCTCATGA